From a region of the Desulfuromonas sp. KJ2020 genome:
- a CDS encoding DUF2835 domain-containing protein, with protein sequence MPRCRFSLHIDRQQFLRYYQGQVQQILVTTEEGPRVQFPAAHLRPFLSERGIQGRFALYYDEGGKFVRLERIA encoded by the coding sequence ATGCCCCGCTGCCGCTTCTCCCTCCATATCGACCGCCAGCAGTTTCTGCGCTACTACCAGGGGCAGGTTCAACAGATTCTGGTGACCACGGAGGAAGGCCCGCGGGTGCAGTTTCCGGCCGCGCATCTGCGGCCCTTTTTGAGCGAACGGGGGATTCAGGGACGTTTTGCCCTGTATTATGACGAAGGCGGCAAGTTCGTGCGCCTGGAGAGGATAGCCTGA
- a CDS encoding (2Fe-2S)-binding protein: MGNPTGSDGDDELICYCFRHSRGDIREDVRRHGHSTILTAVRQAHREGRCRCDTLHPQGR, translated from the coding sequence ATGGGAAACCCGACCGGCTCCGATGGAGACGATGAGCTGATCTGCTATTGCTTTCGCCACAGCCGCGGCGATATCCGCGAGGATGTGCGCCGACACGGCCACTCCACCATCCTCACCGCCGTTCGGCAGGCCCACCGGGAAGGACGCTGCCGCTGCGACACTCTGCATCCGCAGGGGCGTTGA